The Pseudomonadota bacterium genome contains a region encoding:
- the htpG gene encoding molecular chaperone HtpG, protein MTKKKSTSKPETKEFQAEVKKLLDIVIHSLYTEREIFLRELISNAADALEKFRHHSLIEEEVFDSHVPLEININVNKKEKILTITDTGIGMTKDELISNLGTIAHSGSKTFLTELADAAKKDVNLIGQFGVGFYSAFMVAKRVLVQSRSYKPEEDGHEWSSDASGSYTISEAPGIRRGTRIIIDLNDDAEKFADENELKRIIKQYSSFVPFPIKMDDETINTVQAIWARKKSDLKDEEYNEFYKFVANAIDDPFYRLHFETDAPLAIKALLFTPKDNFENMGFGRMEPGVSLYCQKVLIEQHSKNILPEWLRFLKGVIDSDDLPLNISRQALQDNALLVKLNKIITKRFLKHLSEEAKNNPEAYETFWKNFGIFLKEGATSDYTHREDISKLLRFESSKSEPGKIISLAAYVERMQEDQKEIYYINGPNRKAVEAGPYVEAFKNRDIEIIYTLEPIDDFVMSHLGQFDEKKLISADRADIELPEIKNDKKGTDKETEESLDAKTTDDLTVWIKEALGDKIKEVHASKRLVDSPAIIVNPDGFMTSSMERIMQAQGNEFQKFGAKNLEINPHHPLIKNLSALKGKDEDFAKSIVEQILDNALIQAGLMVEPREMVQRTYKILERATKTD, encoded by the coding sequence ATGACCAAGAAAAAATCCACATCAAAACCCGAAACCAAAGAATTCCAGGCCGAAGTTAAAAAGCTTTTAGATATTGTCATTCATTCATTATACACCGAGCGTGAAATCTTTTTACGCGAATTGATTTCAAACGCCGCCGATGCCCTTGAAAAATTCCGTCACCACAGTCTCATTGAGGAAGAGGTCTTTGACAGCCATGTCCCCCTTGAAATCAATATTAACGTGAATAAAAAAGAAAAAATCCTCACAATAACCGATACCGGCATCGGTATGACCAAGGATGAATTAATCAGCAACCTTGGCACCATTGCCCATTCAGGATCAAAAACGTTTCTCACCGAATTGGCAGATGCGGCAAAAAAAGACGTCAATCTTATCGGTCAGTTCGGCGTCGGCTTTTACTCCGCCTTCATGGTTGCTAAAAGAGTGCTTGTACAATCCAGATCCTACAAGCCTGAGGAAGACGGACATGAATGGTCTTCTGATGCAAGCGGTTCATATACGATCTCAGAGGCTCCCGGAATCAGACGGGGCACAAGAATTATTATTGATCTCAACGATGATGCCGAAAAATTTGCCGATGAAAATGAGCTCAAAAGGATTATCAAGCAATACTCAAGCTTCGTTCCCTTCCCGATCAAAATGGATGATGAAACCATCAATACCGTCCAGGCAATCTGGGCCAGAAAGAAAAGCGATTTGAAGGATGAAGAATACAACGAGTTTTATAAATTCGTGGCCAATGCCATTGACGACCCTTTCTATCGCCTGCATTTTGAAACGGACGCGCCCCTGGCAATCAAAGCCCTGCTTTTCACCCCAAAGGACAATTTTGAAAACATGGGCTTCGGGCGCATGGAACCCGGCGTCAGCCTCTACTGCCAGAAAGTCCTCATCGAGCAGCACAGCAAGAACATCCTGCCGGAATGGCTCCGCTTCCTCAAAGGCGTAATTGACAGCGATGACCTGCCGTTGAATATCTCCCGGCAGGCCCTTCAGGACAATGCCCTGCTTGTCAAACTCAATAAAATCATTACCAAGCGCTTTTTAAAGCATCTCTCAGAAGAAGCCAAAAACAACCCGGAGGCTTACGAAACATTCTGGAAAAATTTCGGTATTTTCCTCAAAGAAGGTGCAACCTCCGACTATACGCACCGTGAAGATATTTCCAAGCTGCTGCGGTTTGAATCTTCCAAATCCGAACCAGGGAAAATAATTTCCCTTGCCGCATACGTCGAGCGCATGCAGGAAGACCAGAAAGAAATTTATTATATAAATGGACCGAATCGTAAAGCCGTTGAAGCTGGACCATATGTGGAAGCCTTTAAAAATCGTGACATTGAAATCATCTACACCCTGGAGCCCATTGATGATTTTGTCATGAGCCATCTTGGACAGTTTGACGAAAAGAAACTGATTTCAGCAGATCGTGCCGATATCGAGCTGCCGGAGATCAAAAATGACAAAAAAGGGACTGATAAAGAAACTGAAGAATCCCTTGATGCAAAAACCACTGACGATCTCACGGTGTGGATCAAGGAAGCCCTGGGCGATAAAATAAAAGAAGTGCATGCATCCAAACGCCTGGTTGACAGTCCGGCAATCATTGTTAATCCGGACGGCTTCATGACCAGCAGCATGGAACGGATCATGCAGGCTCAAGGCAATGAATTCCAGAAATTCGGCGCCAAAAACCTCGAGATAAACCCGCACCATCCGCTGATTAAAAATCTGTCGGCCCTGAAAGGCAAAGACGAGGATTTTGCCAAGAGTATTGTTGAACAGATTCTGGATAATGCCCTGATTCAGGCAGGCCTCATGGTGGAACCGCGAGAAATGGTCCAAAGGACATACAAGATCCTGGAACGTGCTACAAAGACCGACTAA
- a CDS encoding endonuclease III — protein MKVQGKIISKNIGRILDVLKKEVASYAVPVVDLIAVQTADPYKVLVATILSARTKDETTALATARLFKKAPDIHNLARLSEQKIMKLIYPVGFYKSKAGYLAKLPEALETFAGKVPDTIDELLTLPGVGRKTANLVLAVAHKIPAICVDTHVHRIVNIWGYVQTKTPLETEMILREKLPKKYWLTINSTLVAFGQGTCRPVSPHCDRCVINQDCPKIGVTPRKTPIVKKR, from the coding sequence ATGAAAGTACAAGGCAAAATTATTTCCAAAAACATTGGCCGGATACTCGATGTTCTGAAAAAAGAAGTCGCATCATATGCCGTCCCGGTTGTTGATCTTATTGCCGTGCAGACCGCTGATCCTTATAAAGTCCTTGTTGCCACTATTCTTTCGGCGCGGACCAAAGATGAAACCACCGCCCTGGCCACAGCCAGGCTCTTCAAAAAAGCGCCGGACATACACAATCTTGCCCGACTTTCTGAACAAAAAATAATGAAACTGATTTATCCGGTGGGCTTTTACAAATCCAAGGCCGGCTATCTCGCGAAACTTCCCGAGGCTCTTGAGACATTTGCCGGCAAGGTTCCAGACACCATTGATGAGTTATTAACCCTGCCCGGAGTCGGCAGAAAAACAGCAAACCTCGTCCTGGCCGTTGCCCATAAAATTCCAGCCATTTGCGTTGACACGCATGTACATCGCATTGTAAATATCTGGGGGTATGTTCAGACAAAAACGCCCCTTGAAACGGAAATGATTCTTCGGGAAAAACTTCCCAAAAAATACTGGCTGACAATCAACTCAACCCTTGTTGCCTTCGGGCAGGGAACCTGCCGGCCGGTTTCGCCGCATTGTGATCGATGTGTGATTAATCAGGATTGCCCGAAAATCGGTGTAACTCCGCGAAAGACACCCATTGTTAAAAAAAGGTAA
- a CDS encoding sulfite exporter TauE/SafE family protein, translating to MGKAATAFICVTALTPALVFASETAAAVPAGEAQAWWVMPLILLVVTFVMGILAVLGGVGGGVLYVPIISGFFPFHLDFVRGCGLLVALCGALAAGPGLLKANLASLRLAIPVALIASTMAIVGAMVGLALPTNVVQISLGAVILGIVVIMLSAKKSTIPDVPKADALSSALRITGVFYEPSMKQEIDWKVHRTPLGLATFVIIGFMAGMFGLGAGWANVPVLNLMMGAPLKISVATSKFLLSITDTSAAWIYLNKGCVIPLMVVPSLIGIMLGSFIGVRLLKVAKPTFIRWMVIAILTFAGAKALTKGLGIELF from the coding sequence ATGGGGAAAGCCGCCACAGCGTTTATCTGTGTAACGGCTCTGACCCCGGCGCTGGTTTTTGCCAGTGAAACAGCGGCAGCTGTGCCTGCCGGTGAAGCACAGGCATGGTGGGTCATGCCGCTTATACTGCTCGTGGTGACCTTTGTCATGGGGATCCTTGCAGTTCTCGGTGGAGTTGGTGGCGGTGTTTTGTACGTGCCGATCATCAGTGGTTTTTTTCCGTTTCATCTTGATTTCGTCCGCGGCTGCGGTTTACTGGTAGCGTTGTGCGGCGCCCTGGCAGCAGGACCTGGCTTGTTGAAGGCCAATCTTGCAAGCTTGAGGCTTGCGATTCCGGTTGCCCTGATCGCTTCAACCATGGCTATTGTCGGCGCCATGGTCGGCCTGGCCCTGCCTACAAATGTTGTGCAGATATCCCTGGGCGCAGTAATTCTTGGTATCGTGGTCATAATGCTGTCCGCCAAGAAGTCTACCATTCCTGATGTCCCGAAGGCCGATGCCCTGTCCTCGGCCCTGCGGATAACCGGTGTCTTTTATGAACCCTCCATGAAGCAGGAGATCGACTGGAAGGTGCACCGTACTCCCTTGGGGTTGGCCACTTTTGTCATCATTGGTTTCATGGCCGGCATGTTCGGTCTGGGCGCCGGTTGGGCAAATGTCCCTGTATTGAATCTGATGATGGGTGCACCGCTCAAAATCAGTGTTGCAACTTCAAAATTTCTGCTTTCCATCACTGATACCTCTGCTGCCTGGATTTATTTGAATAAGGGTTGCGTTATTCCGTTGATGGTTGTTCCGTCACTCATCGGCATCATGCTCGGTTCCTTTATCGGTGTGCGGCTGCTCAAGGTCGCCAAACCGACATTCATCCGCTGGATGGTTATCGCTATTCTCACCTTTGCCGGCGCCAAGGCCTTGACCAAGGGCTTGGGTATCGAGTTGTTCTAA
- a CDS encoding SDR family oxidoreductase, which translates to MGTSGSKRTGVILGGSGLIGGTLMYYFKTRMPVEMEILAPNSKKLSLRVPGDINQYFTNVRPDFIVNAAIAAIDSDPQMAFEVNYLGTVNLARKALELGVPYIHISSAAILPPGENLTEDDQLPLSADLSNYAKSKLMAEMTLKHMHEKEGLDYSIIRLAVVYGKHDHKIQGFHRLFFSIADQSMPVLLTRRGVMHSYSNSSKLPYFIHHILDNRDEFSGETYNFVDSSPVELAQIILTIKAYMEMSVPKEIYLPYPVAKAGRKIIDLLIRGLAKIGIEARMPGELMFLENFYKTQTLSAEKLNRSSYVDPAPEKTVFTQLPDLIQYYTTRWEQLNLIEPINREFFDPRKCADEFLRSPEELIEAIHTGKVDPAANGFDVCKQAGASIESSKGVS; encoded by the coding sequence ATGGGAACATCTGGCAGTAAAAGAACAGGGGTGATTCTTGGAGGGTCCGGCTTGATCGGTGGTACCCTCATGTATTATTTCAAGACCAGGATGCCGGTGGAGATGGAGATTCTTGCGCCAAACAGCAAGAAACTGAGTCTAAGGGTGCCCGGCGACATTAATCAGTATTTTACCAATGTGCGGCCGGATTTTATAGTCAATGCAGCCATCGCAGCCATTGATAGCGATCCGCAGATGGCCTTTGAGGTGAATTATCTCGGTACTGTAAACCTTGCGAGAAAGGCCCTGGAGCTAGGTGTTCCTTATATCCATATCAGCTCGGCGGCGATTTTGCCACCTGGAGAAAATCTGACAGAAGACGATCAGTTGCCCCTTTCAGCAGATCTTTCAAATTATGCCAAATCAAAATTGATGGCTGAGATGACCCTCAAACATATGCATGAAAAAGAGGGTCTTGACTATTCAATAATCAGGCTGGCTGTGGTCTATGGCAAGCATGACCATAAAATCCAGGGGTTTCACCGTTTGTTTTTTTCAATTGCCGACCAGTCAATGCCGGTTTTGCTCACCAGGCGCGGAGTCATGCATTCGTATTCCAATTCCTCAAAATTGCCTTATTTTATCCACCATATTCTTGATAACCGGGATGAATTTTCCGGAGAAACCTATAATTTCGTGGATTCCAGCCCGGTAGAACTTGCACAGATAATCCTGACAATCAAGGCCTACATGGAGATGAGCGTTCCTAAAGAAATATATTTACCGTATCCCGTGGCCAAGGCAGGAAGGAAGATCATAGATCTGCTCATTCGGGGACTGGCAAAAATTGGCATCGAAGCAAGAATGCCGGGTGAGTTGATGTTTCTTGAAAATTTTTATAAGACCCAGACCTTGTCTGCAGAAAAACTTAATCGCTCAAGCTATGTAGATCCAGCTCCCGAAAAGACAGTATTCACTCAACTGCCCGACCTTATCCAGTACTATACGACCAGATGGGAGCAGTTGAACCTTATCGAGCCGATCAACAGGGAGTTTTTTGATCCCAGAAAATGTGCTGACGAGTTTCTCCGTTCACCAGAAGAACTCATTGAAGCCATTCACACCGGAAAAGTCGATCCTGCGGCAAATGGATTCGATGTCTGTAAACAGGCCGGGGCAAGCATTGAGAGCAGCAAGGGAGTGAGTTGA
- a CDS encoding DNA polymerase III subunit delta translates to MPAWKRKDITALLKELKQGKTYPAFLIFGERFLCREIAGEIISTLLPEKNQTANLKNLDGDQEDPENTLNLLRTFNLFPGSQIIRVTDSRLFHSKTVSKSIWEKAKNAHDANDSKEAGRYLAQLIDTSGADLDELEELNANGWKNLFGFPKPSENLSWIKETIASTPPAKNSASTHSKSTDIADRYVDTLEAGIPKNNILILLADTVDKRKRLYKFMAKNCAVIDLSVDTGFSTAARNEQDVVLRELVERTLADFNKKIEPKALTRLLERVGFHPVAVVMETEKIALYTGDQTTISSRDIDAVIGRTREEAMYELTEAFAAGNLSEAILIFTRLREHGIHPLAVLSGLRNITRKLLTAKAFQGLKNPRYSRQSFDGFQKGYLPSLKACLDEPADILSGHPYVVYKLFTQAESFSIAHLKKGLSRLLETEFQIKSTGISDALLLENYLFGQLLPAAPEIQRADFS, encoded by the coding sequence ATGCCTGCCTGGAAACGAAAAGACATTACCGCTCTGCTTAAAGAGCTCAAACAGGGCAAGACCTATCCCGCCTTTCTGATCTTCGGGGAACGCTTTCTCTGCCGGGAAATTGCCGGCGAAATCATCTCAACCCTGCTCCCGGAGAAAAACCAGACCGCCAATCTCAAGAATCTTGACGGCGACCAGGAAGATCCGGAGAACACCCTGAACCTGTTGCGGACTTTCAATCTCTTTCCCGGTAGCCAGATAATCCGGGTCACCGATTCCAGACTGTTTCATTCAAAAACCGTCTCTAAATCAATCTGGGAAAAAGCAAAAAACGCCCATGACGCAAATGATTCGAAAGAGGCCGGGCGATATCTTGCGCAACTTATCGATACTTCCGGGGCAGACTTGGATGAGCTTGAAGAATTAAACGCCAATGGCTGGAAAAACCTCTTCGGCTTTCCAAAACCCAGCGAAAATCTTTCCTGGATAAAAGAGACAATCGCCTCCACACCTCCGGCAAAAAATAGCGCATCAACTCATTCTAAAAGTACGGATATCGCCGACAGGTATGTCGATACTCTCGAAGCCGGTATTCCAAAAAACAATATCCTTATCCTTCTTGCAGATACTGTAGACAAAAGAAAACGCCTGTATAAGTTCATGGCGAAAAACTGCGCGGTTATCGACCTTTCGGTTGACACGGGCTTCAGCACAGCAGCCCGCAATGAACAGGACGTGGTTTTACGCGAACTGGTTGAGAGAACCCTTGCAGACTTCAATAAAAAAATCGAACCAAAAGCCCTGACCCGACTGCTTGAAAGAGTTGGTTTCCATCCGGTGGCAGTGGTCATGGAGACAGAAAAAATTGCCCTGTATACCGGCGACCAAACAACCATTTCTTCAAGGGATATCGATGCGGTTATCGGGCGCACCCGTGAGGAGGCAATGTATGAACTCACCGAAGCGTTTGCCGCCGGCAATCTATCGGAGGCGATCCTGATTTTCACCCGATTGCGGGAACACGGCATTCATCCGCTGGCGGTCCTTTCCGGGCTGCGGAATATTACCAGAAAGCTGCTGACGGCCAAAGCATTTCAGGGCTTGAAAAATCCCAGATACAGCAGACAATCCTTTGACGGCTTTCAAAAAGGATACCTGCCATCCCTGAAGGCCTGCCTTGATGAGCCGGCTGATATTCTTTCCGGCCATCCTTATGTTGTGTATAAACTTTTCACCCAGGCAGAATCTTTCTCCATTGCTCATTTAAAAAAAGGCCTTTCCCGGTTGCTTGAAACCGAGTTTCAGATAAAGAGTACGGGTATTTCCGATGCATTGCTCCTTGAAAATTATCTCTTTGGGCAACTCCTGCCCGCTGCCCCCGAAATACAGCGTGCTGATTTTTCATAA
- the nhaD gene encoding sodium:proton antiporter NhaD, with product MKTIFSLLIILIIGSLPAWASGGGQETAAIDMSSTALGYAAVILFIAAYTLVIFEEKLHMRKSKPVILAAGIIWVLVAIAYAQLGDTHTAHEAIKQNFIEYAELLLFLLAAMTYINSMEERNVFQALRAWLVTRGFSLRVIFWITGLLSFVISPIADNLTTALLMGAVAMAVGGENKKFVTLACINIVVAANAGGAFSPFGDITTLMVWQKGKVEFVEFFAIFFPSLINWLVPAVFMHFAISKECPAKLDEKISMKLGAKRIIFLFLCTIATAVSFHNFLNLPPAAGMMLGFGYLGFFSYYIKRTEQRLNDHVGLLGLRQEEFPRPPDAQVAHFDLMRRVARSEWDTLLFFYGVILCVGGLGQFGYLILVSNFMYTGLGPTYANILVGILSAIVDNIPVMFAVLTMDPVMSHGQWLLVTLTAGVGGSLLSIGSAAGVALMGTARGVYTFGAHMKWTPVIALGYAASIICHLLINSRYFTH from the coding sequence ATGAAAACGATTTTCTCTCTGTTGATTATTTTGATTATAGGATCATTGCCGGCATGGGCCAGCGGCGGCGGCCAGGAAACGGCTGCTATTGATATGAGCTCCACCGCATTGGGGTATGCCGCAGTGATTCTTTTCATTGCCGCATACACCCTGGTTATTTTTGAAGAAAAACTTCATATGCGCAAAAGTAAACCGGTGATTCTTGCAGCCGGGATTATCTGGGTTCTTGTGGCAATTGCCTATGCCCAGCTGGGTGATACGCATACGGCCCATGAGGCAATCAAACAAAATTTCATCGAGTATGCCGAACTGTTACTTTTCCTGCTGGCTGCCATGACCTATATCAACTCCATGGAGGAGAGAAATGTCTTTCAGGCGTTGCGGGCCTGGCTTGTCACCCGGGGATTTTCTCTGCGGGTGATTTTCTGGATTACCGGATTGCTTTCATTTGTCATTTCACCGATTGCAGATAATCTCACCACCGCGCTTCTCATGGGGGCGGTTGCCATGGCTGTGGGTGGTGAAAACAAAAAATTCGTCACCCTTGCCTGTATTAATATTGTGGTGGCGGCAAATGCCGGAGGGGCATTTTCTCCCTTCGGAGACATCACGACGCTTATGGTCTGGCAAAAGGGCAAGGTCGAGTTTGTCGAATTTTTTGCGATTTTTTTCCCGTCGCTTATCAATTGGCTGGTGCCGGCGGTTTTCATGCATTTTGCAATCAGCAAGGAATGCCCTGCAAAGTTGGATGAAAAGATCTCCATGAAGCTTGGTGCCAAACGAATCATATTTCTTTTTCTGTGTACGATTGCCACAGCGGTTTCATTTCATAATTTCCTGAACCTTCCGCCGGCAGCAGGCATGATGCTTGGCTTTGGATATCTTGGCTTTTTTTCCTATTATATTAAAAGAACAGAGCAGCGATTAAATGACCATGTCGGACTTCTTGGTTTACGCCAGGAGGAGTTTCCCCGGCCCCCGGACGCGCAGGTTGCCCATTTTGATTTGATGCGCCGGGTGGCCCGATCCGAGTGGGATACGCTGCTGTTTTTCTATGGAGTAATTCTCTGTGTAGGCGGGTTGGGACAATTCGGATACCTGATACTGGTTTCAAATTTCATGTACACGGGGCTTGGCCCCACCTATGCAAATATCCTGGTGGGGATCCTGTCGGCGATTGTAGATAACATTCCGGTGATGTTCGCGGTACTGACCATGGATCCGGTCATGTCCCATGGTCAGTGGCTGCTGGTGACGCTGACCGCCGGAGTCGGGGGCAGTCTTCTGTCAATTGGTTCTGCTGCCGGGGTTGCTTTAATGGGAACGGCGCGGGGTGTATATACATTCGGGGCCCACATGAAGTGGACCCCGGTTATTGCTTTAGGGTATGCGGCAAGTATAATCTGTCATCTGCTGATCAATAGCCGTTATTTTACGCATTGA
- the xth gene encoding exodeoxyribonuclease III — MKFISWNVNGIRAIEKKGFLDFVAATAPDILALQEIKAQPDQLSEALRAIPGYQAYWHSAEKKGYSGVCVYTKKKPIKVLVGIDEPQFDSEGRVLTLEFDDFYFINAYFPNAQHGLNRIDYKIAFNLALQAFADTLAKQKSVVICGDFNVAHKPIDLKNPKENEKNPGYSERERAWMDDFTNSGYIDTFRKFNQEPDNYTWWSYRFNARARNIGWRIDYFAVDKKSDKRVKGASIAKEIIGSDHCPVTLEFA; from the coding sequence ATGAAATTTATTTCCTGGAATGTAAATGGCATCCGCGCCATAGAAAAAAAAGGTTTTCTCGATTTTGTTGCCGCCACCGCACCGGACATCCTTGCGCTTCAGGAAATCAAGGCCCAGCCGGACCAACTCTCTGAGGCCCTTCGGGCAATTCCTGGTTATCAGGCATATTGGCATTCCGCTGAAAAGAAAGGTTATTCCGGAGTCTGCGTATACACAAAAAAGAAGCCGATAAAGGTTCTCGTTGGAATCGATGAGCCACAATTCGATTCGGAAGGCAGGGTGCTGACCCTTGAGTTTGACGACTTCTATTTCATCAATGCCTATTTCCCCAATGCCCAGCACGGACTGAACCGCATTGACTATAAAATCGCATTCAATTTAGCCCTCCAGGCTTTTGCCGACACGCTGGCAAAACAGAAATCCGTGGTAATCTGCGGCGATTTCAATGTCGCCCATAAGCCCATTGATCTCAAGAATCCAAAAGAAAACGAAAAAAATCCTGGTTATTCAGAACGGGAAAGGGCATGGATGGATGACTTCACCAATTCCGGATATATCGACACTTTCCGGAAATTCAACCAGGAACCGGACAATTATACCTGGTGGAGTTATCGGTTCAATGCCCGGGCCAGGAATATCGGTTGGCGGATTGATTATTTTGCCGTGGATAAAAAAAGCGATAAGCGCGTCAAAGGAGCATCTATCGCAAAAGAGATCATCGGCTCTGACCACTGCCCCGTTACCCTTGAATTTGCATAG
- a CDS encoding PEP-CTERM sorting domain-containing protein, with translation MNKKVLIISAALISLVFIAAGTAPALEIVPDSYTFTPSAGYQHEGTWTYDDPGLSKLTDGIYGEDNWTVNQGAEWVGWQGIAWDGSYVDGKITKENYDFRSIELNFDFGEVVTLSSLVLGINQDALFTWNVVFPSYISAETISSTLETPYDSANSGPNPLGNVYNNGRRHDVIFNFDPITTSTFSITLNNADNFDKLLWENFNDGMFWIFVDEVDFYDKHVNPVPEPATMLLFGTGLAGLAGVIRRKTKNLLK, from the coding sequence ATGAACAAAAAAGTTTTGATAATCTCCGCCGCACTTATTTCTCTTGTATTCATCGCTGCAGGCACAGCTCCGGCATTAGAGATAGTTCCGGATAGCTACACTTTTACACCCAGCGCAGGTTACCAGCACGAAGGGACTTGGACATATGACGACCCGGGGCTTTCCAAGCTTACCGACGGGATCTATGGTGAAGACAATTGGACTGTAAATCAAGGTGCCGAATGGGTTGGCTGGCAAGGGATTGCTTGGGACGGCTCATACGTAGACGGTAAGATTACCAAGGAAAATTATGATTTTCGCTCAATTGAGTTGAATTTTGATTTTGGAGAAGTAGTCACTTTGAGTTCGCTGGTTTTAGGTATTAATCAGGATGCGCTGTTTACCTGGAATGTTGTTTTCCCCAGTTATATTTCCGCAGAAACAATATCTTCCACCCTGGAAACACCATATGATTCAGCCAATTCAGGGCCTAATCCTCTTGGAAACGTCTATAATAATGGTAGACGTCATGATGTGATTTTTAATTTTGACCCCATTACAACCTCTACATTTTCAATCACTCTGAACAATGCAGACAATTTTGATAAGCTCCTGTGGGAAAATTTTAACGATGGGATGTTCTGGATTTTTGTTGATGAGGTTGATTTTTATGATAAGCATGTGAATCCGGTTCCTGAGCCCGCAACCATGCTTCTTTTCGGAACAGGCCTTGCTGGATTGGCTGGAGTAATCCGGAGAAAAACAAAGAATTTATTAAAATAA